The genomic interval GGGGTAAACCAGGTTGCAGATTCTCAAATCGTTAATTCACCTGCTGATCTGGTTTCTCAAGCAGCCCGTTATAACTGTCGGATCCGTGAGGTATGGAGTTCTGAAAAACAGCAATGGTGCAGCCAGCAAAATCGTTTTCCAGGGGAATCTGCCCACCCAGAAAAATTACCCACAGTCAGACCAGGGGACGAAGCGAGCAGTATTGCAGGCAAAATTCCTGAGCAATTGATGAATACCGAGTGGTTGCTGGAAGACCTGGGTGGGGCTGGAGTAATCGATAATCTGCAAACGACCTTGCGCTTTGATGGGAATAACCGGATTGGCGGACAGGGGGGCTGCAATCGTTATTTTGCCAATATGCAGGTCGGAGGCAACGATCGCATCTCAGTAACCGCGATCGGTTCCACAAAACGGCTCTGTTCGCCTGCGGTGATGAATCAGGAAAGCCGCTATTTTGCTGCCCTGCAAAAAGCCGATCGGCTTACCCTGGACGGCTCCTATTTGCTGATTCACGTTGAAGGATTGGAAAAACCGTTGAAGTTTACGCAATTGGGGGAGCGGAGGTAGGGAGTGGAGTGGGAAGTAGAGGGGTGGGGAAGCAGTGAACAGTGGACAGTGGACAGTTTACCAATTTGAATTGAAAACGCGACCGATCGCGTAGGGGCGTTTGGCCAAACGCCCTTAAAGGATGTTGATATGCCACGAAGACTATTCAATTTGGCATTAGTTGTCAACTTTCAATGACCAATAACCAATAACCAATAACCAACTCCTAATTCAAAACTCAAAACTTAAAATCTAATTGGCTAGAGGAGACTGGTCATAGTGCCGTAAGAGATCAGCGGGATCGTCATAGATGGCGATCGCGTTTGATAATTGCTCATCTTTGAAGCCGCCGCAGCGGAAGGCAATCACACCTACGCCTGCTTGTCCAGCAGATTCAATATCATAGGGGGTGTCGCCTAGCATCAATGTTTTGTCAGGAGCGAGATCAGCCTTACGGAGTGCTGCTTCTACAATGTCCGGGGCGGGTTTAGAGGCATCCGCATCATTTGAACTGGTGGTTTCGGGTAGCAAGTCTTTGACGCGGGCAATCTCAAGCAAAACCTCTAATTCTTGCTGGCTGGCTGAACTGGCAACAATCAGATGAAATCCCTGATCGCGCATCTTTTCGACCAATTCGCGCGAACCGTTGGCAGAAACCAACTGGGAGCAGTATTTGTTCAGAATCAGTTCTTTTCGGTGAATCGGAGATTTGCTTCCCAACGCCCTCCTCACTGTTCAACCCCGGCACCAATTGAGGAATAATCTGATCGCCACCCATCCCCATTAAAGGGCGCACGGTATCGAAGGAGATTGTGTACCCAAACTCAGCAAACGTTTCCACCCAGGCATGGGCGTGGGCATCGTTGCTTAAGACAAGAGTCCCATCTACGTCTAAAATGACGCCCTCCAATGCCATACCGCCCTCCTGTATACCTGAATGATTCATGGTGGCATTCCGGAGGCTAGGGTGCATCTCTCCGCAAGAAGAGAAGTTTTATTGCATCCGCGCGAATCGATCGCTTGCTTCAATCAAAGCGCTCTGAATTCCGGGTTCAGTCATGGAGTGTCCGGCATCGGGAACGACAATCAGCTCAGCTTGCGACCAGGCTTTGTGCAACTCCCAGGCTGAAATCATAGGGCAAACTACGTCGTAGCGTCCCTGAACAATGACAGCGGGTAGGTGACGGATGCGATCGACCTGTTGGAGCAACTGATCCTCAGACTGCAAAAAGCCCTTGTTGACAAAGTAATGGCACTCAATCCGGGCGAAGGCATCGGCAAATTGATCAGCACCAAAGAGCGAGATTAAATTGGGGTCTTGCAGCAGTTTGCTGGTGCTGGCTTCCCAGATTGACCAGGCACGGGCAGCATCCAGGCGGGTGGTTCGATCGGCACTGGTGAGGCGTTGGTAATAAGCGCTCAGAAGGTCATGGCGTTCCTCTAGGGGAATGGGCTTCAGGTATTCCTCCCAGGCATCGGGGAAGATATAACTGGCTCCTTCCTGGTAAAACCATTGCAACTCTTTCTGGCGCAGCAGGAATATGCCGCGCAGGATAAGCCCCAGACAGCGTTTGGGATGGGTCTGACTATATGCCAGAGACAGGGTGCTGCCCCAACTGCCACCAAACACCACCCATTGCTGGATGTTGAGGTGCGATCGCAACCGCTCGATATCTGCCACCAGATCCCAGGTGGTATTTTCCCGCAGTTCTGCGTTGGGAGTACTCTGGCCGCATCCCCGCTGGTCAAACAGGACGATGCGCCAGCGGGTTGGGTCAAAATACTGGCGATAAAAGGGGACACTGCCGCCACCAGGACCCCCGTGTAGCACAACAACGGGTTTACCCTCAGGATTACCAGACACTTCAAAATATATCTGGTGCAGTTCAGATACCGATAATATCCCAGTCTGGTAAGGTTCGATCGGTGGATAGAGGTCTCTCATAGGGCAACAAACCAGTCAATCAGCTTACGGGCAATGCTTAATTTGGGTGGAATCGGCGGCAGATGATGTTTATGAAACCAGGCAGCGTCGGTCAATTCCTGTGGCTCAATGACAATCTCTCCCCGCGCATAGGTGGCAGTAAACCCAATCATCAGTGAGTTGGGAAAGGGCCAGGGTTGGGAGCCGAAATAGCGAATGTCCTCGATCTCAATTCCCACTTCTTCTCTTACTTCGCGCACCACGGTTTCTTCTAGCGACTCTCCTGGTTCCACAAAGCCCGCCAGGATACTATACATCCCTGGCGGGAAGCGGGGCGCACGCGCCAACAGAATTTCGTCCCCCCGGGAAACGAGGACAATCACCGCAGGCGAGAGGCGGGGATAGTTGACCAACCCACAGTTAGGGCAGCGTTTGGCACGCTCGTGGGGCAACTGGGTGGTGGGAGTGGCACAGTGACCACAGAATTGATGGGTGCGATCCCACTCTACGATTTGAATGGCACGACCACTTAAAGCAAACAGGTCATCATCCAGGGTGCCATAGAGATCCCGCAGTCCTCTCAATCCCATTCCTTGGGGCAGGATGGCATCCTTGGGCAATTCCGCTGCGTAACAGGGAGTTTCATTCAGGGTTCCAAGGAATTGCGATCGCACGGGCACCAGTCCAATTTCCGTCAGACTCACTAGTTTAGGAAGCAGGTCAGGATGGCCTTCAAGGTTTACCAGCAACTTACTGCCTGCAAAGGCAAACCACCAGGCAGGACTGGATTGTTGGGCGGGTGGAATAACCCCAGGAGTAAACGTTTGGGACATAGGATTTGGACATAATCGCCTACATCCTACCGCCGATTTCTGCTGATACGGTTGGGTTCCAGAAAAATGAGCAAATCATGCCCCATTCATTACAAAAGTTAATGAGAGTGCGTTACATTTGTTTATAGAACCCTCATTATTCCCTGTAATCCAGCAATCATGACAACAAGCGCTCTTCTTACCAAGGTCTTCAAGCCAAACGACAACCTCAGCTTTTGGTCTCAGACTGCGTGGGCACTCCTGCGAGCTGTGGTTGGCATCATGATGATTCACAATGGTTTGGATAAGTTGTCCGACATCCAAAGCTTTTCCCAGGCCTATGTCGAAGTCATTGGGCTTCCTTTCCCGATCTTTTTTAGCTATCTGGCAGCTTTTACAGAAACGATCGCTGCCCCCCTGCTGGCGATCGGTCTTTTATCCCGTCCGGCTGCTCTGGGACTTTTTGGAACGATGGGTGTGGCAATGTACCACCACATCCTGGTTTCAGGTTTGAATTTGCCCTACCTGGAACTGTCTGCAATCTACGCCGCCTGCTTTCTGTTCTTTGCAATTAATGGTGCTGGGCTGTTTTCCAGCGATGCCCTGATCGCTAACTGGTTGGATGCAAGTTCTCTATCTTCGCAAGCCAAACGATTGATGCGTCTGGAGCAAGCTTATCAGTCTCCCAGTGCTGAGAAAGAACAAGTCAAAACGATCGGTTAATTTCACTGGAGTAGGACTACCGCCAACGTGACTGGAAATGGTTTTGTTGTGGGTAATGGGCTGGAAACTGCGATGATCCATTACCCATTAGCTCCCTAAGCGCTAGAGAAATATGCCTCACGGTTAAGCCCTTTTCCTATCGCAAGGTAGATCTGGTTCACCCCCAATCCAGGGCAAAATGAGAGCAAATCCTGAATAGGAAATTATAGAAGAAAACACGGGCAACTTATGCCTGGACACTATCACTAACCACTTATTTTTACCAAAGCCCTGGGTCAATTGATTCGGGGCTTTAACACATCGTTTTTCTGCCGCCTGCCACTTACCACCTACTACAACCAGTGATTTTGCAATCCGGTGTGATTCCCTATCGAATCAAAAATGGTAAAGTCGAAGTTCTGCTGATTACTTCTTCCAGTGGCAAACATTGGGTCATTCCAAAGGGCTGGATTACACCCTGGTTGACGCCCGCAGCCTCCGCCGAAAAAGAAGCCTGGGAGGAAGCAGGAATTAAGGGTAAGGTGTCAAAGCTGGCGATCGGTTCCTACGAAGTTCAAAAGTGGGGTTTTCCCTGCCAGGTGGGAGTTTTCCCCATGACGGTTGAAACAGAGCTTGCCAATTACCCTGAAGCGAAGCGCCGCAAACGGCAGTGGATGAGCCTTACCAGAGCGATACAACACCTGCGAGAAGCTGACTTGAAACTGCTGTTGGAGCACTTAGACCATTCTTTAACGGCAAAATTGAAGTAGGAGCAGAGCCTGCAAGTTGAGTTTTGGCTGTTCTCCTAAAAGCGCCATCCCCATCCCTCACATCGGTTGGATTGAGTTTGCGAAACCCAACATCCACCGGCGATCGCTCTGATAATTTGGGATGTAACACGATCGCGTCCAATGTGATCAGGTTAAATAATTGCAGCGATCGCACTCAGTAAATTGTCGCCTGCGTACAGAAACGCGATCGTTTGTCCCAATGGGAGCGATCGCGCTTCCCAGCCTTGAACCTGATCCGGCGTTGTCCTCAAATTCAAGCCTTTCGCGATCGGTTGCTGGCGGCAGAGAAAACCAAGATGCAGGTTGTGTGGAACAGCCATGTACAAGTTGATTCGCATCATCTACGGTGTTTTGCATTCAAAGCAGTACGATCGCTGATCTCCTGTAGGATGCGTTAGTTTGCGTAACGCATCAATTCAAGGGCTTAATCTACACATTTCAAATCACAATTGAGTTTCTATTACTTCTTGAATCAAATTTTTTGTAGCGCTCCAATTAATAAATCAATGCGTTACGCTTGCAGCTAACGCATTCTACGCAAGGGGCGATCGCGCCACAAGATTGGCGATTAGTACGATCGCTGATCTCCTGTAGGATGCGTTAGTTTGCGTAACGCATCAATTCAAGGGCTTAATCTACACATTTCAAATCACAATTGAGTTTCTATTACTTCTTGAATCAAATTTTTTGTAGCGCTCCAATTAATAAATCAATGCGTTACGCTTGCAGCTAACGCATTCTACGCAAGGGGCGATCGCGCCACAAGATTGGCGATTAGTAATGAGTGAAATTATGTCAATCTAACTTTTTTAACTTAAGAATTGTTTGAGCCTGGCCTTCCATTTTCTTTAATAGAAAACCTTCAAGACTATTGAAACTGGCGAATGTAAAATCATCCTTGTTTCTACCTTCATAATAATAATGAATTGGTGGATTTTCTCCTTGGGAAGTCAATAGAAACCCGAAATGATAGCCTTGATGCATAAAAAACACGAAAGCATCATCAGGAAGTTTTTTGGAGAAACAGTTCTCCTCTAGAAGTTCAATAGCAGATCTTCGAAGATCGAACAATTGTCTATAAAAGCAATCTTCGCCAAGCATAAAAACACCTGCACCATTCCCCATCCAAAGAAGAAATTCTCGATAAGCTTTTGGCAAGCTTAAACGAAGATGTCTTTCAAGGGTTTCAATTTCTTCGTCAGTACATGGTTTTAATTCATCAGAGGAGGCGAGATTAAGTTCCTGAAATCTTTCTTTTGCTTGACTAAGATACATAATACATTCTCCAGCTTGATTTCTTAGAGATGAAATAAATAAGGCAGTTACCTCCTTTATAGGTAGCAAAAGGCTAAAGCTATTTTAGCTTTACTAGAAGCTTGCATAAATATTTATTTTTTGGGATACCTTGGACCAGATACGATTTCTACTTTGATTTTGTTACTGAACATTTCCTCAAATTGCTTAATAACGTATTGGCACGAAACACAAGGCTCCCTTTCAGTACGATCGCCGATCTTTTGTAGGATACGTTAGCTTGCGTAACGCATCCATTCGAGGACTTAACCTACATATTTCAAGGGCTATCAGAATCTCGCAAGCTGGGCTGGCTGAAACTTAATTGCTGAAATTGAAGAACCAACGGTTTAAATTGATTCTTTAAATCGCAATCTTTTCGAAATAAATTCAATGATGTATTGAATAAAACTGTAGGGAGAGTGGCGTAGCCCCAACAAAAATAGCTCTGAGGCTTTGCCAAATTTTTTCCTTTTAATATAGCCTGCCACATCATAGGGAATGGTCTTGTAGAAGAAATCCTCCCACATCTTCCTACCCATCTTGTAGGCGGCTTCATATTCAGGATTTCCTTCAATATACGCCCATTGCCGCTCAAGAATCCCCAAACAATTCTTCATTGCCCTTTGCCCATCCCCTGATTTATTCGTGTCATGCCGTCGATACTCAAAAATAATTTGATCATGGCAAAAAATAGGGAGCTTCCTGGCAATTCGCAGGTAGAGATCCATATCTTCCCCACTGCGATAGAACGGATCAAAACCATTCACTGCATCTAAAATGTGCCGCTGGAACATACTTCCAGAAGGACAGGCTAACGTATGCCCTGAAATGAGCGTTTTATAATCTACAATTCCCGAAAGTTGGAAAATCTCCGATTGGTCTGCCAGAGCCAAATGTAAGGAATTGCCATTTGCATCAATCACTCGATACCGACCCGCAACGCATCCACAATCAGGATAGGATTTGAAAAATTTTACATTTGTCTCTAGAGCATTCGGTAATAGTCGATCATCGTAATCTAAAAAGAGCAAATATTCTCCCATACTCTCCTGATGCCCCCGATTGCGTGCCACGGAAACACCCTGATTTTCTTGATAGATGTAGCGCACCTCAGGATAGCGCAGTGCGATTTCTTTCGTCGCATCGGTTGAGCCATCATCCACGATAATGACTTCATAATGTGGATAATTTTGTGCCAGAACGCTATCAATCGCCTCTGTCAAAAAATGTGCCCCATTGAAGCAGGGAATAATAACCGAAACCAGGGCGGATGCTTGTTTTTCCATGTTTAGCAGACTCTCACCTAAGTCCTAAAATTCTCAACTAAAAAAATTAAGTTGGGCTAATCTGCAACTTCAATCAGGGTAACTGTAATTATTAATTTGCCCAGGCAAGTAAGTGCCCTATCTTCAGGTTTTAGAATAAAATCAAAAATTTTGTTTTATCTAAAAATAAAAGTTGAGATATTGTTTTGAAGTAACTTGGGAAGATTTAGATGTAGCAGATCGCTATTGCAGAAAAAAACCTCCAACTTTTGTCCTTGATTCCGCATGATTGATAGGGAGAAAGGACAATTGAAATAGCAGCTGTCTGAAGCCATAGAAATTACCTTGAGGGAAGGGAGACATTGGGCTAAAAAACCGATCAGGCATTGAGAGTTCACTGCCTGTACGCTTCCCTCCTACAGCTTTGGAATGGGAACTTAAGTCTAACTTTCAGGGAAGTGAGTAATACAAGTCGGGATTCTAAAACAAGCCCTTGTTAACCCCTCCAATTGTGACTGATCTGTGCAAAAAGTTTTAAGGAGGTAGCAGCCAACTTCACACATTCTTGATAAAAAATTTAGAAAGAACTGTTTGGAAGGACTGCTTCAGAAGCGTCAGAAACCCTGTTATTCGGGAATAGTAGCCACCTTCTCGATCGCCCAATAGAAGGGGCTGAAGTATTCGGGTCAGCCACTCTTTTAGCTGCAAGAAAATGCTATTTGGTTTTGGAATTCTCTTGCCGACACCCACCCAACTCTCTTCCAGCGAGAGGAGAATGCTATCTAGCCATCTCAAGAGTTTTTCTGGCGGGCTGAGAACGTAGCCCATAAAGGTTGCCTGGGTTTCGATAAAATCCCAAAATCGCTTCTCTGGAGCTTTCTCCGCCTCAGAAGCCAACCCATTCTGCTCCAAACCGTTAGCAGGGAATCGGTAAGCAGCGGCGGGGCTGTAAGAAACGGGAGGGGCTGGCAGTGAATTAATCGGTAGTGCCAGTGCTT from Kovacikia minuta CCNUW1 carries:
- a CDS encoding META domain-containing protein, which translates into the protein MKFKMMVLILGAGLGIFGVNQVADSQIVNSPADLVSQAARYNCRIREVWSSEKQQWCSQQNRFPGESAHPEKLPTVRPGDEASSIAGKIPEQLMNTEWLLEDLGGAGVIDNLQTTLRFDGNNRIGGQGGCNRYFANMQVGGNDRISVTAIGSTKRLCSPAVMNQESRYFAALQKADRLTLDGSYLLIHVEGLEKPLKFTQLGERR
- a CDS encoding HAD family hydrolase, coding for MGSKSPIHRKELILNKYCSQLVSANGSRELVEKMRDQGFHLIVASSASQQELEVLLEIARVKDLLPETTSSNDADASKPAPDIVEAALRKADLAPDKTLMLGDTPYDIESAGQAGVGVIAFRCGGFKDEQLSNAIAIYDDPADLLRHYDQSPLAN
- the pip gene encoding prolyl aminopeptidase translates to MRDLYPPIEPYQTGILSVSELHQIYFEVSGNPEGKPVVVLHGGPGGGSVPFYRQYFDPTRWRIVLFDQRGCGQSTPNAELRENTTWDLVADIERLRSHLNIQQWVVFGGSWGSTLSLAYSQTHPKRCLGLILRGIFLLRQKELQWFYQEGASYIFPDAWEEYLKPIPLEERHDLLSAYYQRLTSADRTTRLDAARAWSIWEASTSKLLQDPNLISLFGADQFADAFARIECHYFVNKGFLQSEDQLLQQVDRIRHLPAVIVQGRYDVVCPMISAWELHKAWSQAELIVVPDAGHSMTEPGIQSALIEASDRFARMQ
- the nudC gene encoding NAD(+) diphosphatase, whose protein sequence is MSQTFTPGVIPPAQQSSPAWWFAFAGSKLLVNLEGHPDLLPKLVSLTEIGLVPVRSQFLGTLNETPCYAAELPKDAILPQGMGLRGLRDLYGTLDDDLFALSGRAIQIVEWDRTHQFCGHCATPTTQLPHERAKRCPNCGLVNYPRLSPAVIVLVSRGDEILLARAPRFPPGMYSILAGFVEPGESLEETVVREVREEVGIEIEDIRYFGSQPWPFPNSLMIGFTATYARGEIVIEPQELTDAAWFHKHHLPPIPPKLSIARKLIDWFVAL
- a CDS encoding DoxX family protein — encoded protein: MTTSALLTKVFKPNDNLSFWSQTAWALLRAVVGIMMIHNGLDKLSDIQSFSQAYVEVIGLPFPIFFSYLAAFTETIAAPLLAIGLLSRPAALGLFGTMGVAMYHHILVSGLNLPYLELSAIYAACFLFFAINGAGLFSSDALIANWLDASSLSSQAKRLMRLEQAYQSPSAEKEQVKTIG
- a CDS encoding NUDIX hydrolase; this encodes MILQSGVIPYRIKNGKVEVLLITSSSGKHWVIPKGWITPWLTPAASAEKEAWEEAGIKGKVSKLAIGSYEVQKWGFPCQVGVFPMTVETELANYPEAKRRKRQWMSLTRAIQHLREADLKLLLEHLDHSLTAKLK
- a CDS encoding SMI1/KNR4 family protein; this translates as MYLSQAKERFQELNLASSDELKPCTDEEIETLERHLRLSLPKAYREFLLWMGNGAGVFMLGEDCFYRQLFDLRRSAIELLEENCFSKKLPDDAFVFFMHQGYHFGFLLTSQGENPPIHYYYEGRNKDDFTFASFNSLEGFLLKKMEGQAQTILKLKKLD
- a CDS encoding glycosyltransferase family 2 protein gives rise to the protein MEKQASALVSVIIPCFNGAHFLTEAIDSVLAQNYPHYEVIIVDDGSTDATKEIALRYPEVRYIYQENQGVSVARNRGHQESMGEYLLFLDYDDRLLPNALETNVKFFKSYPDCGCVAGRYRVIDANGNSLHLALADQSEIFQLSGIVDYKTLISGHTLACPSGSMFQRHILDAVNGFDPFYRSGEDMDLYLRIARKLPIFCHDQIIFEYRRHDTNKSGDGQRAMKNCLGILERQWAYIEGNPEYEAAYKMGRKMWEDFFYKTIPYDVAGYIKRKKFGKASELFLLGLRHSPYSFIQYIIEFISKRLRFKESI